The Triticum urartu cultivar G1812 chromosome 5, Tu2.1, whole genome shotgun sequence genome contains the following window.
CAACATGTTGCTGTTTGCAGCTTAAAACTGAGTGCGGAAGTCAATTTACCAACAAACTAGAGGGAATGTTCAAGGTAGCATAGTTTTTGTCACTGACGATTCTCTTTTATCCTGTCTTCTTCTGATGCTTGCTTATATACTATATCCATTTATACTATATATAATAATTTCTTCATATCTCAATTTGGTTCACAGGACATTGAATTATCCAAAGAAATAAATGATTCTTTCAAGCAATCATCTCAGGCAAGGACAAAACTTCCGACTGGCATTGAAATGAGTGTACATGTGCTTACAACAGGGTAAGTAACCTTTGCCCTCACATTTACATGCATTGTAAGAAGCACATTCCATTGATATGACAGTTGTCTAAAGTCTGAGTCTGAAACTGTTACTTGTATGGGCTTTATTATAAGAAGATCATGTAGCTGGTATCTGAATGCAATGGATTAGTGTTAGCATTTGCGGAGCATACTAACATGCAATCATTGATGTTGTCTTGATCATATATATGCGGTTCTGATAAATCAGTTGAATTGCAGCTACTGGCCGACATATCCACCGATggatgtgaagctcccacatgaACTCAATGTCTATCAGGTTAGTCTGGGCTGACTTGACATGGTCGCAGCAAATTTGAAGTCTGTTTTTGAACCCTTCTCTTTGACAGGATATATTTAAAGAGTTCTATTTGAGCAAGTACAGTGGAAGGCGTCTAATGTGGCAGAATTCTTTGGGTCATTGTGTATTAAAAGTAGAGTTCCCCAAAGGCAGAAAGGAACTTGCAGTGTCACTATTTCAGGTTGGATTATTGCCCCCTCCCCCTCTCGTGGTTTATCATGTGGTAATTATCTGAGAGCAATAACTAAACTCCGATTTTATTCCTTCTATTAGAGTGTAGTCCTGATGTTGTTCAACGATGCACAAAAGCTAAGCTTTGTCGACATAAAGGAGTCGACTGGTATTGAGGATAAAGAATTGAGAAGAACACTCCAGTCACTTGCATGTGGCAAAGTTAGGGTTCTCCAAAAGGTGTGACTCTTTTGTTTGTCTTTGACAAATTTTCGGCATGCAGCTTGGTTAATCATCATTTGTGTTTCAGACACCAAAAGGACGAGATATAGATGATAAGGACGAATTCTTATTTAATGAAGATTTTAGTGCTCCCCTTTATCGCATAAAGGTATATTTCCCCTTAATTTTCTTTGGATGAGAAGGGCAACTTCAGATGGCATCGAGTTTAAGTGTGTAACTAAGGTGCTGTTCTGTATTTGCAGGTGAATGCAATTCAGATGAAGGAAACAGTAGAAGAAAACACAAGCACCACTGAGAGAGTATTTCAAGATCGTCAGTATCAGGTGACTGAACTTgcaaacagaaacttttgtggtTTAACTGTCAGAATAGGCAGATAAATACACAATCAATTATCCCTGTAAGACTAGTAGTTGCATGGTCGATGTAGCTATTATGCTCTACATTTGCTTGCTCTGCTGATATTATAGTGCTTTATTGCTTATGGTAGAAAAGGTAGTCCTCTGTATAAAAGTCTTTCTGTAGAAATCTGATTGCCAGTCATGTCTTTGGTGTCTTACAATCTCAAAGCATAACCTGACCTGGTTCTCTTTATTATATGCAGGTTGATGCAGCCATAGTTCGAATTATGAAGACGAGGAAAACTCTCAGCCACACCCTTCTAATAACTGAGCTTTTCCAGCAGGTAACACTCGGAGTGATTGACATGATTTCCCTGCACCCTTTTCCCTGCCCAGCAATTTGACCTAGTATCTGGTTTCCATTTCCCCCCTTTCAGCTCAAGTTCCCGATTAAGCCAGCGGATATGAAGAAGAGAATAGAGAGCCTAATCGACAGGGAGTACCTGGAGAGAGACCGGAGTAACCCCCAGATATACAATTATCTGGCTTGACAGAAGCATTTCCGTGAAAGAGATGGTCATGTTAATTTTATTTTATTGTCAGAAACACACTGTGTAAAGTAATTGCGTATTGCTGTTCCTTGTTCTCTCACTTTGGGAGTTGCAGCAGTTGCATCTTTTCTGTATACGAACGAGTTTTGGATATAAAAGTTGGGCATCATGCGTACATGAATCCTCACATTTGTGATATTCCCTATAATTCACCACTACGTACACATATTATATGAATATCAGGCAAAACTAAAACTGACCCAGCAAAGCAACGCAATAGTTCTTCACCAAGTAGAGGGCAATTTACTTCAGATAGCAGATTTCACTGTTTTTTCAAAGCGAGCAGGTGCTCGTGCAAGATGAATGGATAAACCGCTTGCAAGAAAAAAGATCAGTAGATAAACGAAAAGAAAGACAACAGAAAAAGATTGGCCCAAAAAAAGACAACAGAAAAAGAGGGAAAGACCATGTAAAAAAGAAGATAAAGAGAGAGATCGCGAGGCGCAGGCGTCGAACCCTTGCCCTCTTGAGTCAAAGAGAGATAAGCTCAAAGCGACTAGCCATCCCGACACACGGAGATGTAGGATGTTTTGCACATGACAGACCTATAGATACTATCTAGACAGACTTCAGTTCAAATTCAAATGTCGCCCGGCAACGGCAACGGCAACGGCGAGGAACTCCACAAATTGAGATGGAGCTTCGCTCCGCTCGGCAGCTCGGCACTTGGGGCCGCTTCCAAGCAGAAATCGGTGAGAGATTGGGAGGAGgcactcctcctcctcggccagcCGCGGGGCTCTGGGCTGCGCGTCGGCCGCACCGGCGAGGCGGGAGCTGGGCCTCCCTCCTGCCAATCCAGCTCGCTGCCGTAACCGCCCGCCCCCTCCCATCCAATTCCTCGACCGGCTCGCGCTCTCCCCTCCCTCCTCTCTCCTTCGCTTCCCCTCTCATGCCGCGCCCCGCGCGTGCAGGCGACGCGATGTCGGTTACGCGCCCCGCCCGCCCTCGCCCTCGCCATCCCTCCCGAGCCCGGCCTCCCACCGCCCCTCGCCCTTATCGGCATCCACATATAAGCCGCACCCCCTTGCAATTTAGCAGCCGATCGCCATCCCTCTCCTCCCTACCTTCTCCCGCtcttccccctccccctccccctctagaGCCTTCCTCCCCTTCTCGCGCCCCGCAGCCATGGCGCCGCCGTGGGTGCTCCGTGCGGGGAGAGCCATCTACCGCGCGGCCACACAGGTCATCGATCACCGGACTCCGGAGACCATCTACAGACGCCACCGGCAGATCCAGCAGCGGGGTCGTCAGGTTCAGGCGCCGCCGCGGCCGATTCGAGACTTCCTGGACCAGCACGGCCACCAGCACCAGGCGGCGGTCGCGGGGCAGAGGACGGCGGGGGAGGCCGTCCGGGTTGCTTGGTGAGTACTCAGTCCCTTGCGATTCTCAAGTTCAATTCCGCTGGATGATGATGGCAGGGTATGGTGTGACCTCGGAACGGAATTTGGTTCGTTGGTTGCAGCGGAGAACCGGATGACCCATTTGGGCAGGGATGGTTGGTGCTCAGGGGCCTCGTCGTGGTTTCCGACGTGATGGACTTCTCCGGCCATGAGTTCGGCTTCCTGTGCCGTGTCCCACCGCGCCCTTCTACCGTGTGCTTGCTTCGCTCCACGGCGGCGGCCCCCGGTGCCATCTACGAGGTCCAGGCTAGCCACGGAGACGTGCTGCTGGTGCGCCGCACCCAGCCCAAGCGCCCTGCAGTGTATATGGTGCTGGACATCGCGACCAGCTCAGCTATTGTCCTTCCAGGTCGCTTCTCCGAGCACCCGCTCGCGAGCGTGGGCGTCATGCGGCGCGAGCACGATGTGCTGGTCCCCGCCATCTTGCAGGAGGGGGGACAGCAGCAGGGGGAGGAGCCCCTGGAGATGATGTGCCTGTCAGCGTTCGCGGAGACCTCCTGCCATCGCCTTGCGCGAGCACCCTACCCAGCGGGGGCGGCCCGCCCCTGGGGCCG
Protein-coding sequences here:
- the LOC125506079 gene encoding uncharacterized protein LOC125506079, whose protein sequence is MAPPWVLRAGRAIYRAATQVIDHRTPETIYRRHRQIQQRGRQVQAPPRPIRDFLDQHGHQHQAAVAGQRTAGEAVRVACGEPDDPFGQGWLVLRGLVVVSDVMDFSGHEFGFLCRVPPRPSTVCLLRSTAAAPGAIYEVQASHGDVLLVRRTQPKRPAVYMVLDIATSSAIVLPGRFSEHPLASVGVMRREHDVLVPAILQEGGQQQGEEPLEMMCLSAFAETSCHRLARAPYPAGAARPWGRDGSVAHGDSVFFIDYSSGLIRFQALRVFASSCSPAPARASTSGQLA